From a single Homo sapiens chromosome 19 genomic scaffold, GRCh38.p14 alternate locus group ALT_REF_LOCI_2 HSCHR19LRC_COX2_CTG3_1 genomic region:
- the VSTM1 gene encoding V-set and transmembrane domain-containing protein 1 isoform 4 (isoform 4 is encoded by transcript variant 4), with the protein MTAEFLSLLCLDTRTIFVAIFSCISILLLFLSVFIIYRCSQHSSSSEESTKRTSHSKLPEQEAAEADLSNMERVSLSTADPQGVTYAELSTSALSEAASDTTQEPPGSHEYAALKV; encoded by the exons ACACCAGAACCATCTTTGTCGCCATCTTCAGCTGCATCTccatccttctcctcttcctctcagtCTTCATCATCTACAGATGCAGCCAGCACA GTTCATCATCTGAGGAATCCACCAAGAG aACCAGCCATTCCAAACTTCCGGAGCAGGAGGCTGCCG AGGCAGATTTATCCAATATGGAAAGGGTATCTCTCTCG ACGGCAGACCCCCAAGGAGTGACCTATGCTGAGCTAAGCACCAGCGCCCTGTCTGAGGCAGCTTCAGACACCACCCAGGAGCCCCCAGGATCTCATGAATATGCGGCACTGAAAGTGTAG